A segment of the Odoribacter splanchnicus DSM 20712 genome:
CATCCGATCCCTGCAAATGTGAAGATTATCGACCTTGGGAATGATTTTCGTTTGGAAAAGGAGTCCAACGGTTTTATTTATGGCCTGCCTGAGTTGTCCCGTGAAGAGATTAGAAAGGGGCGATATGTAGCTAACCCGGGATGTTTCGCTACAGCCATCGAGCTGGGACTTATTCCGTTGGCTTCGATCGGGCGCTTACCGGAAGAGATTACTGTTGTGGGGATTACCGGATCGACCGGTGCCGGCCAAAAGCCGACAGCAGATACTCATTTCAGTAATCGTTGTAATAATCTCTCCAATTATAAGGTTTTCACCCACCGGCATTTGGATGAAATCCGGGAGACTTTGGTGAGAGCAGGAGCAAAAGGCTTCCCCGATTTGGCTTTTGTACCGGTGAGGGGGTGCCATACCCGGGGGATACTGGTCAATACGGTGATTCGTACGGATATTACGATCGAAAGCATTACAGCCCTTTATAAAGCTTATTATAATACACATCCTTTTGTATATGTCTCTGACGAACCGTTGTATCTGAAAC
Coding sequences within it:
- the argC gene encoding N-acetyl-gamma-glutamyl-phosphate reductase; protein product: MRVGIAGAAGYTAGELIRILIGHPGAELRYIQSESHQGLPVYKVHQDLLYSRLVFSDIDFSDIDVLFLCMGHGVSGKFLNVHPIPANVKIIDLGNDFRLEKESNGFIYGLPELSREEIRKGRYVANPGCFATAIELGLIPLASIGRLPEEITVVGITGSTGAGQKPTADTHFSNRCNNLSNYKVFTHRHLDEIRETLVRAGAKGFPDLAFVPVRGCHTRGILVNTVIRTDITIESITALYKAYYNTHPFVYVSDEPLYLKQVVNTNYCYIHISKQGEQMLITSVIDNLLKGASGQAVQNMNLLFGLEETTGLRLKANYF